One part of the Arabidopsis thaliana chromosome 4, partial sequence genome encodes these proteins:
- a CDS encoding alpha/beta-Hydrolases superfamily protein (alpha/beta-Hydrolases superfamily protein; BEST Arabidopsis thaliana protein match is: alpha/beta-Hydrolases superfamily protein (TAIR:AT4G14290.1); Has 2710 Blast hits to 2708 proteins in 908 species: Archae - 16; Bacteria - 1896; Metazoa - 181; Fungi - 45; Plants - 202; Viruses - 0; Other Eukaryotes - 370 (source: NCBI BLink).), with amino-acid sequence MSSLVLGIKMIDQFINFVIRPPRAEYDPDQYLWEKEFSLGGTKCKRQDLELTNSRGHTLRCSHYVPSSSREDTPLPCVIYCHGNSGCRADANEAVMVLLPSNITVFTLDFSGSGLSEGDYVSLGWHEKDDLKTVVSYLRNSNQVSRIGLWGRSMGAVTSLLYGAEDPSIAGMVLDSAFSNLFDLMMELVDVYKIRLPKFTVKVAVQYMRRIIQKKAKFNIMDLNCVKVSPKTFIPALFGHASGDKFIQPHHSDLILKCYAGDKNIIKFDGDHNSSRPQSYYDSVLVFFYNVLRPPPISSSYSSKLESYYSLGDVNSATGLDESFLYEIISGLRSACIDVASSSSAPPAPLTTKPTNELLSEAMPMIDTDTVLVEDNDHNVDDPENFEGKRIDQFEEGCSFTSSNRESWGRCSSLGGTEEDESLTAGEGDQVEKTADVNTERKPRDSSREEEEEDSKEKKIKNGGETDAKKPRHEKLERLEAFSKRLRHYILKRVNHRRHRSP; translated from the exons CCTAG GGCTGAGTATGATCCTGATCAGTATTTGTGGGAGAAGGAGTTTAGCCTCGGTGGCACAAAGTGTAAAAGACAAGACTTGGAG CTTACAAATTCGAGGGGTCACACTTTGCGTTGCAGTCATTATGTTCCCTCATCTTCTCGGGAGGATACTCCTCTCCCCTGTGTTATATACTGTCATGGCAATAG TGGATGTAGGGCAGATGCAAATGAGGCAGTTATGGTTCTCCTCCCATCTAACATAACTGTTTTCACCCTTGACTTCTCGGGGTCAGGCTTATCTGAGGGTGATTATGTAAGCCTTGGCTGGCATGAG AAGGATGATCTCAAGACTGTGGTATCTTACCTGAGAAACAGCAATCAAGTATCCCGTATTGGACTTTGGGGACGATCTATGGGTGCAGTTACCAG CCTTCTCTATGGAGCAGAAGATCCTTCAATTGCTGGAATGGTCCTAGACAGTGcattttcaaacttatttgatcTGATGATGGAACTAGTGGATGTCTACAAAATCCGACTTCCGAAATTCACA GTTAAAGTGGCTGTGCAGTACATGCGGCGTATAATTCAGAAAAAGGCGAAGTTTAATATTATGGATCTCAATTGTGTTAAG GTTTCGCCCAAGACTTTTATTCCAGCTTTATTTGGGCATGCAAGCGGAGACAAATTCATCCAACCTCATCACTCTGACCTCATTCTCAAGTGCTATGCG GGAgacaaaaatatcatcaagTTTGATGGTGATCACAACTCTTCGCGCCCGCAGTCTTATTATGATTCAGTATTAGTATTCTTCTACAATGTTCTTCGCCCGCCtccaatttcttcatcttaCTCATCTAAACTTGAAAGTTATTACAGTTTGGGAGATGTCAATAGCGCTACTGGTTTGGATGAG AGTTTTCTGTATGAGATCATATCTGGTCTTCGTTCGGCATGTATCGATGTTGcaagttcttcttctgcaCCTCCTGCCCCTCTAACCACAAAGCCAACGAATGAGCTCCTTTCAGAAGCTATGCCCATGATAGATACA GATACCGTGCTTGTGGAAGATAATGATCACAACGTGGACGACCCTGAAAACTTCGAG GGAAAGCGTATTGATCAGTTTGAAGAAGGCTGTTCATTTACAAGCTCCAACAGGGAAAGCTGGGGCAGATGCTCTTCACTAGGAGGcactgaagaagatgagagttTGACAGCTGGCGAGGGTGATCAG GTCGAGAAAACTGCTGATGTAAACACGGAACGAAAGCCAAGAGATTCtagtagagaagaagaagaagaagacagtaaggagaagaagattaagaacGGAGGTGAAACAGATGCAAAGAAGCCTAGACACGAAAAATTGGAAAGATTGGAGGCCTTTAGCAAAAGACTGCGGCATTACATCCTAAAGCGAGTAAACCATAGAAGACATCGTTCACCTTGA
- a CDS encoding alpha/beta-Hydrolases superfamily protein: MILISICGRRSLASVAQSVKDKTWRQLTNSRGHTLRCSHYVPSSSREDTPLPCVIYCHGNSGCRADANEAVMVLLPSNITVFTLDFSGSGLSEGDYVSLGWHEKDDLKTVVSYLRNSNQVSRIGLWGRSMGAVTSLLYGAEDPSIAGMVLDSAFSNLFDLMMELVDVYKIRLPKFTVKVAVQYMRRIIQKKAKFNIMDLNCVKVSPKTFIPALFGHASGDKFIQPHHSDLILKCYAGDKNIIKFDGDHNSSRPQSYYDSVLVFFYNVLRPPPISSSYSSKLESYYSLGDVNSATGLDESFLYEIISGLRSACIDVASSSSAPPAPLTTKPTNELLSEAMPMIDTDTVLVEDNDHNVDDPENFEGKRIDQFEEGCSFTSSNRESWGRCSSLGGTEEDESLTAGEGDQVEKTADVNTERKPRDSSREEEEEDSKEKKIKNGGETDAKKPRHEKLERLEAFSKRLRHYILKRVNHRRHRSP, encoded by the exons ATGATCCTGATCAGTATTTGTGGGAGAAGGAGTTTAGCCTCGGTGGCACAAAGTGTAAAAGACAAGACTTGGAGGCAA CTTACAAATTCGAGGGGTCACACTTTGCGTTGCAGTCATTATGTTCCCTCATCTTCTCGGGAGGATACTCCTCTCCCCTGTGTTATATACTGTCATGGCAATAG TGGATGTAGGGCAGATGCAAATGAGGCAGTTATGGTTCTCCTCCCATCTAACATAACTGTTTTCACCCTTGACTTCTCGGGGTCAGGCTTATCTGAGGGTGATTATGTAAGCCTTGGCTGGCATGAG AAGGATGATCTCAAGACTGTGGTATCTTACCTGAGAAACAGCAATCAAGTATCCCGTATTGGACTTTGGGGACGATCTATGGGTGCAGTTACCAG CCTTCTCTATGGAGCAGAAGATCCTTCAATTGCTGGAATGGTCCTAGACAGTGcattttcaaacttatttgatcTGATGATGGAACTAGTGGATGTCTACAAAATCCGACTTCCGAAATTCACA GTTAAAGTGGCTGTGCAGTACATGCGGCGTATAATTCAGAAAAAGGCGAAGTTTAATATTATGGATCTCAATTGTGTTAAG GTTTCGCCCAAGACTTTTATTCCAGCTTTATTTGGGCATGCAAGCGGAGACAAATTCATCCAACCTCATCACTCTGACCTCATTCTCAAGTGCTATGCG GGAgacaaaaatatcatcaagTTTGATGGTGATCACAACTCTTCGCGCCCGCAGTCTTATTATGATTCAGTATTAGTATTCTTCTACAATGTTCTTCGCCCGCCtccaatttcttcatcttaCTCATCTAAACTTGAAAGTTATTACAGTTTGGGAGATGTCAATAGCGCTACTGGTTTGGATGAG AGTTTTCTGTATGAGATCATATCTGGTCTTCGTTCGGCATGTATCGATGTTGcaagttcttcttctgcaCCTCCTGCCCCTCTAACCACAAAGCCAACGAATGAGCTCCTTTCAGAAGCTATGCCCATGATAGATACA GATACCGTGCTTGTGGAAGATAATGATCACAACGTGGACGACCCTGAAAACTTCGAG GGAAAGCGTATTGATCAGTTTGAAGAAGGCTGTTCATTTACAAGCTCCAACAGGGAAAGCTGGGGCAGATGCTCTTCACTAGGAGGcactgaagaagatgagagttTGACAGCTGGCGAGGGTGATCAG GTCGAGAAAACTGCTGATGTAAACACGGAACGAAAGCCAAGAGATTCtagtagagaagaagaagaagaagacagtaaggagaagaagattaagaacGGAGGTGAAACAGATGCAAAGAAGCCTAGACACGAAAAATTGGAAAGATTGGAGGCCTTTAGCAAAAGACTGCGGCATTACATCCTAAAGCGAGTAAACCATAGAAGACATCGTTCACCTTGA
- a CDS encoding alpha/beta-Hydrolases superfamily protein: MSSLVLGIKMIDQFINFVIRPPRAEYDPDQYLWEKEFSLGGTKCKRQDLELTNSRGHTLRCSHYVPSSSREDTPLPCVIYCHGNSGCRADANEAVMVLLPSNITVFTLDFSGSGLSEGDYVSLGWHEKDDLKTVVSYLRNSNQVSRIGLWGRSMGAVTSLLYGAEDPSIAGMVLDSAFSNLFDLMMELVDVYKIRLPKFTVKVAVQYMRRIIQKKAKFNIMDLNCVKVSPKTFIPALFGHASGDKFIQPHHSDLILKCYAGDKNIIKFDGDHNSSRPQSYYDSVLVFFYNVLRPPPISSSYSSKLESYYSLGDVNSATGLDESFLYEIISGLRSACIDVASSSSAPPAPLTTKPTNELLSEAMPMIDTDTVLVEDNDHNVDDPENFEVTGACVKTIINGEVVVALNYVSIHQF, from the exons CCTAG GGCTGAGTATGATCCTGATCAGTATTTGTGGGAGAAGGAGTTTAGCCTCGGTGGCACAAAGTGTAAAAGACAAGACTTGGAG CTTACAAATTCGAGGGGTCACACTTTGCGTTGCAGTCATTATGTTCCCTCATCTTCTCGGGAGGATACTCCTCTCCCCTGTGTTATATACTGTCATGGCAATAG TGGATGTAGGGCAGATGCAAATGAGGCAGTTATGGTTCTCCTCCCATCTAACATAACTGTTTTCACCCTTGACTTCTCGGGGTCAGGCTTATCTGAGGGTGATTATGTAAGCCTTGGCTGGCATGAG AAGGATGATCTCAAGACTGTGGTATCTTACCTGAGAAACAGCAATCAAGTATCCCGTATTGGACTTTGGGGACGATCTATGGGTGCAGTTACCAG CCTTCTCTATGGAGCAGAAGATCCTTCAATTGCTGGAATGGTCCTAGACAGTGcattttcaaacttatttgatcTGATGATGGAACTAGTGGATGTCTACAAAATCCGACTTCCGAAATTCACA GTTAAAGTGGCTGTGCAGTACATGCGGCGTATAATTCAGAAAAAGGCGAAGTTTAATATTATGGATCTCAATTGTGTTAAG GTTTCGCCCAAGACTTTTATTCCAGCTTTATTTGGGCATGCAAGCGGAGACAAATTCATCCAACCTCATCACTCTGACCTCATTCTCAAGTGCTATGCG GGAgacaaaaatatcatcaagTTTGATGGTGATCACAACTCTTCGCGCCCGCAGTCTTATTATGATTCAGTATTAGTATTCTTCTACAATGTTCTTCGCCCGCCtccaatttcttcatcttaCTCATCTAAACTTGAAAGTTATTACAGTTTGGGAGATGTCAATAGCGCTACTGGTTTGGATGAG AGTTTTCTGTATGAGATCATATCTGGTCTTCGTTCGGCATGTATCGATGTTGcaagttcttcttctgcaCCTCCTGCCCCTCTAACCACAAAGCCAACGAATGAGCTCCTTTCAGAAGCTATGCCCATGATAGATACA GATACCGTGCTTGTGGAAGATAATGATCACAACGTGGACGACCCTGAAAACTTCGAGGTAACTGGAGCATGTGTAAAAACCATAATAAATGGTGAAGTAGTAGTAGCTCTTAACTATGTTTCCATACACCAGTTTTGA
- a CDS encoding alpha/beta-Hydrolases superfamily protein produces the protein MSSLVLGIKMIDQFINFVIRPPRAEYDPDQYLWEKEFSLGGTKCKRQDLELTNSRGHTLRCSHYVPSSSREDTPLPCVIYCHGNSGCRADANEAVMVLLPSNITVFTLDFSGSGLSEGDYVSLGWHEKDDLKTVVSYLRNSNQVSRIGLWGRSMGAVTSLLYGAEDPSIAGMVLDSAFSNLFDLMMELVDVYKIRLPKFTVKVAVQYMRRIIQKKAKFNIMDLNCVKVSPKTFIPALFGHASGDKFIQPHHSDLILKCYAGDKNIIKFDGDHNSSRPQSYYDSVLVFFYNVLRPPPISSSYSSKLESYYSLGDVNSATGLDESFLYEIISGLRSACIDVASSSSAPPAPLTTKPTNELLSEAMPMIDTVYLFSFLLEFSSRCLVYPF, from the exons CCTAG GGCTGAGTATGATCCTGATCAGTATTTGTGGGAGAAGGAGTTTAGCCTCGGTGGCACAAAGTGTAAAAGACAAGACTTGGAG CTTACAAATTCGAGGGGTCACACTTTGCGTTGCAGTCATTATGTTCCCTCATCTTCTCGGGAGGATACTCCTCTCCCCTGTGTTATATACTGTCATGGCAATAG TGGATGTAGGGCAGATGCAAATGAGGCAGTTATGGTTCTCCTCCCATCTAACATAACTGTTTTCACCCTTGACTTCTCGGGGTCAGGCTTATCTGAGGGTGATTATGTAAGCCTTGGCTGGCATGAG AAGGATGATCTCAAGACTGTGGTATCTTACCTGAGAAACAGCAATCAAGTATCCCGTATTGGACTTTGGGGACGATCTATGGGTGCAGTTACCAG CCTTCTCTATGGAGCAGAAGATCCTTCAATTGCTGGAATGGTCCTAGACAGTGcattttcaaacttatttgatcTGATGATGGAACTAGTGGATGTCTACAAAATCCGACTTCCGAAATTCACA GTTAAAGTGGCTGTGCAGTACATGCGGCGTATAATTCAGAAAAAGGCGAAGTTTAATATTATGGATCTCAATTGTGTTAAG GTTTCGCCCAAGACTTTTATTCCAGCTTTATTTGGGCATGCAAGCGGAGACAAATTCATCCAACCTCATCACTCTGACCTCATTCTCAAGTGCTATGCG GGAgacaaaaatatcatcaagTTTGATGGTGATCACAACTCTTCGCGCCCGCAGTCTTATTATGATTCAGTATTAGTATTCTTCTACAATGTTCTTCGCCCGCCtccaatttcttcatcttaCTCATCTAAACTTGAAAGTTATTACAGTTTGGGAGATGTCAATAGCGCTACTGGTTTGGATGAG AGTTTTCTGTATGAGATCATATCTGGTCTTCGTTCGGCATGTATCGATGTTGcaagttcttcttctgcaCCTCCTGCCCCTCTAACCACAAAGCCAACGAATGAGCTCCTTTCAGAAGCTATGCCCATGATAGATACAGTATACCTGTTCTCTTTCTTGCTAGAATTTTCTTCCCGTTGCTTGGTCTATCCCTTTTGA
- the RABB1C gene encoding RAB GTPase homolog B1C (RAB GTPase homolog B1C (RABB1C); FUNCTIONS IN: GTP binding, GTPase activity; INVOLVED IN: ER to Golgi vesicle-mediated transport, pollen sperm cell differentiation, cell growth; LOCATED IN: plasma membrane, vacuole, membrane; EXPRESSED IN: 26 plant structures; EXPRESSED DURING: 16 growth stages; CONTAINS InterPro DOMAIN/s: Ras GTPase (InterPro:IPR001806), Small GTP-binding protein (InterPro:IPR005225), Small GTPase (InterPro:IPR020851), Ras (InterPro:IPR013753), Ras small GTPase, Rab type (InterPro:IPR003579); BEST Arabidopsis thaliana protein match is: GTP-binding 2 (TAIR:AT4G35860.1); Has 27116 Blast hits to 27043 proteins in 734 species: Archae - 17; Bacteria - 131; Metazoa - 14131; Fungi - 4055; Plants - 2966; Viruses - 20; Other Eukaryotes - 5796 (source: NCBI BLink).), producing MSYAYLFKYIIIGDTGVGKSCLLLQFTDKRFQPVHDLTIGVEFGARMITIDNKPIKLQIWDTAGQESFRSITRSYYRGAAGALLVYDITRRETFNHLASWLEDARQHANANMTIMLIGNKCDLAHRRAVSTEEGEQFAKEHGLIFMEASAKTAQNVEEAFIKTAATIYKKIQDGVFDVSNESYGIKVGYGGIPGPSGGRDGSTSQGGGCCG from the exons atgtCTTATGCTTATCTCTTCAAGTATATCATCATCGGCGATACTG GAGTGGGGAAATCATGTCTTCTGCTTCAGTTCACCGACAAGAGGTTTCAGCCGGTGCATGACCTTACCATTGGTGTTGAATTTGGGGCTAGGATGATCACCATCGATAACAAACCTATCAAGCTTCAGATCTGGGATACG GCTGGTCAAGAATCCTTTAGGTCTATTACAAGGTCATACTATAGAGGAGCTGCAGGGGCATTGCTTGTCTATGATATCACAAG GAGGGAGACATTTAACCATCTAGCTAGCTGGCTAGAAGATGCAAGGCAGCATGCAAATGCAAATATGACGATAATGCTCATTGGGAATAAGTGTGATCTTGCTCACAGAAGGGCAGTGAGTACAGAGGAAGGAGAGCAGTTTGCAAAGGAGCACGGTCTTATATTCATGGAGGCCTCTGCCAAGACTGCTCAGAATGTTGAGGAG GCATTCATTAAGACAGCTGCAACAATATACAAGAAGATTCAAGATGGTGTGTTTGATGTGTCAAATGAGTCATATGGAATCAAAGTTGGATATGGAGGAATTCCAGGACCATCAGGTGGAAGAGATGGATCAACCTCGCAAGGAGGAGGGTGCTGCGGCTGA
- a CDS encoding O-Glycosyl hydrolases family 17 protein (O-Glycosyl hydrolases family 17 protein; FUNCTIONS IN: cation binding, hydrolase activity, hydrolyzing O-glycosyl compounds, catalytic activity; INVOLVED IN: carbohydrate metabolic process; LOCATED IN: endomembrane system; EXPRESSED IN: 22 plant structures; EXPRESSED DURING: 13 growth stages; CONTAINS InterPro DOMAIN/s: X8 (InterPro:IPR012946), Glycoside hydrolase, catalytic core (InterPro:IPR017853), Glycoside hydrolase, family 17 (InterPro:IPR000490), Glycoside hydrolase, subgroup, catalytic core (InterPro:IPR013781); BEST Arabidopsis thaliana protein match is: O-Glycosyl hydrolases family 17 protein (TAIR:AT4G31140.1); Has 2802 Blast hits to 2733 proteins in 160 species: Archae - 0; Bacteria - 8; Metazoa - 3; Fungi - 65; Plants - 2718; Viruses - 0; Other Eukaryotes - 8 (source: NCBI BLink).): MGSGVGVALFALSLLLVSHEVESAIGVNWGTLSFHKMRPSTVVDLLKANKITKVKLFDANPDALRALMGTGIQVMIGIPNEMLSTFNSDLFVQQNLSRFIGKNGADIRYVAVGNEPFLTGYGGQFQNYVVPTMVNLQQSLVRANLASYVKLVVPCNADAYQSNVPSQGMFRPELTQIMTQLVSFLNSNGSPFVVNIYPFLSLYGNSDFPQDYAFFEGSSHPVPDGPNTYYNAFDGNFDTLVAALTKLGYGQMPIVIGEIGWPTDGAVGANLTAARVFNQGLISHVLSNKGTPLRPGSPPADVYLFGLLDEGAKSTLPGNFERHWGIFSFDGQAKYRLNLGLGNRGLKNAKNVQYLPSRWCVAHPSRDMTQVGDHLRLACSEADCTTLNDGGSCSQLGEKDNISYAFNSYYQMQMQHEKSCDFDGLGMVTFLDPSVGDCRFLVGVTDIGLSSSTEPMARWSIYHICIGLLIWTLTM, translated from the exons ATGGGAAGCGGTGTAGGTGTAGCTCTCTTTGCCCTCTCCCTTCTTCTCGTCTCCCATGAGGTGGAATCTGCAATCGGCGTGAACTGGGGAACGTTGTCATTTCACAAGATGAGACCTTCCACAGTGGTGGATCTCCTCAAAGCAAACAAGATCACCAAGGTGAAGCTTTTCGATGCGAATCCAGATGCGCTTCGAGCGTTAATGGGTACTGGAATCCAAGTAATGATCGGCATTCCTAACGAGATGCTCTCAACTTTCAATTCTGATTTGTTTGTCCAGCAAAATCTCTCTCGCTTCATAGGCAAAAACGGTGCTGATATTAG GTATGTTGCAGTAGGGAATGAGCCGTTTCTGACTGGTTACGGTGGTCAGTTTCAGAACTATGTAGTCCCAACTATGGTTAACCTGCAACAATCTTTGGTTAGAGCAAATCTAGCTAGCTATGTGAAGTTGGTGGTTCCTTGCAACGCAGATGCGTATCAGTCTAATGTTCCCTCTCAGGGGATGTTCCGGCCTGAGCTTACACAGATTATGACTCAATTGGTTTCGTTTCTCAACTCCAATGGCTCTCCTTTTGTGGTTAATATCTATCCTTTCCTTAGTCTCTATGGGAACTCGGATTTTCCACAAGACTATGCCTTTTTTGAGGGGAGTAGTCATCCGGTTCCGGATGGGCCTAACACTTACTATAATGCATTTGATGGGAACTTTGACACTCTTGTTGCTGCTCTCACCAAGCTTGGATATGGTCAAATGCCTATAGTTATTGGTGAGATTGGTTGGCCTACAGATGGAGCAGTTGGTGCTAATCTCACAGCAGCCCGGGTTTTTAATCAAGGGCTCATTAGCCATGTGTTGAGCAACAAAGGAACACCGCTCAGGCCTGGATCTCCTCCTGCGGATGTATATCTTTTCGGTTTGCTTGACGAAGGAGCGAAAAGCACACTGCCTGGTAACTTTGAGAGGCATTGGGGAATCTTCTCTTTCGATGGACAGGCCAAGTATCGTCTCAACTTAGGACTAGGCAACAGAGGACTCAAGAATGCAAAAAATGTGCAGTACCTTCCTTCAAGGTGGTGTGTGGCTCACCCATCAAGAGACATGACCCAAGTTGGTGACCACCTCAGGCTTGCTTGCAGTGAAGCAGATTGCACAACGCTCAACGACGGGGGCTCGTGCAGCCAGCTTGGTGAAAAAGATAATATCTCATACGCTTTCAACAGTTACTATCAGATGCAGATGCAACATGAAAAGAGCTGTGACTTTGATGGACTTGGCATGGTCACCTTCCTAGATCCTTCAGTTGGTGACTGTCGATTTCTTGTGGGTGTTACTGATATAGGCTTATCGTCAAGTACTGAGCCAATGGCAAGGTGGTCTATCTACCACATTTGCATTGGACTATTGATCTGGACTCTCACAATGTAG
- the RABB1a gene encoding RAB GTPase homolog B1A (RAB GTPase homolog B1A (RABB1a); FUNCTIONS IN: GTP binding; INVOLVED IN: protein transport, small GTPase mediated signal transduction; CONTAINS InterPro DOMAIN/s: Ras GTPase (InterPro:IPR001806), Small GTP-binding protein (InterPro:IPR005225), Small GTPase (InterPro:IPR020851), Ras (InterPro:IPR013753), Ras small GTPase, Rab type (InterPro:IPR003579); BEST Arabidopsis thaliana protein match is: RAB GTPase homolog B1C (TAIR:AT4G17170.1); Has 26911 Blast hits to 26856 proteins in 734 species: Archae - 13; Bacteria - 137; Metazoa - 14009; Fungi - 4103; Plants - 2888; Viruses - 20; Other Eukaryotes - 5741 (source: NCBI BLink).), giving the protein MSYAYRFKYIIIGDTGVGKSCLLLKFTDKRFQAVHDLTIGVEFGAKTITIDNKPIKLQIWDTAGQESFRSVTRSYYRGRAGTLLVYDITRRETFNHLASWLEEARQHASENMTTMLIGNKCDLEDKRTVSTEEGEQFAREHGLIFMEASAKTAHNVEEAFVETAATIYKRIQDGVVDEANEPGITPGPFGGKDASSSQQRRGCCG; this is encoded by the exons ATGTCTTATGCTTATAGATTTAAGTATATCATCATCGGTGATACTG GAGTAGGGAAATCATGCCTTCTGCTTAAGTTCACCGACAAGAGGTTTCAAGCAGTGCATGATCTCACCATTGGTGTTGAATTTGGGGCCAAGACGATCACTATCGACAACAAACCCATCAAACTTCAGATCTGGGATACG GCTGGTCAAGAATCATTTAGGTCTGTTACAAGGTCATACTATAGAGGGCGTGCCGGTACATTGCTTGTATATGATATCACAAG GAGGGAGACATTTAACCATCTAGCCAGCTGGCTAGAAGAGGCAAGACAGCATGCAAGTGAAAATATGACGACAATGCTCATTGGGAATAAGTGTGATCTTGAAGATAAAAGGACAGTGAGTACAGAGGAAGGAGAACAGTTTGCTAGGGAGCATGGTCTTATATTCATGGAGGCCTCTGCTAAGACTGCTCACAATGTCGAGGAG GCATTCGTCGAGACAGCCGCAACAATATACAAAAGGATTCAAGATGGTGTGGTTGATGAGGCAAATGAGCCTGGAATAACTCCAGGGCCGTTTGGTGGAAAAGATGCATCCTCCTCACAGCAAAGAAGAGGGTGCTGCGGCTGA